A region of Nocardioides sp. JS614 DNA encodes the following proteins:
- a CDS encoding PucR family transcriptional regulator — MSVVDVATGAPIVPGSLAPDPAVVEELRQAASRPDAHPGSMHPSSTGTVKAWTLPSGRPALLLVGEDSPMLDSFTVGHLQQAVTAAVNNVITNAMALAARGEQLVSSVFAGRMPIEHLLAQSRELGLAGTEYVVIAVATDQPSDPLVVLTTAGILHLPHRRPGRLTCCLNAADLERALDLPTLDSSRVGVSTSFRSLEELAEASRQAGWALGATLERKRIVHYDEVRGSVVPRDSQAAREVSRGVLGDLLEPTERSQRLLETLTAYLTNDRKWTETAQALGIHRQTLGHRLRQVEVITGRSLKSTADLAALWVATSAVEFLADARNTV; from the coding sequence ATGTCGGTCGTCGACGTGGCAACGGGCGCGCCCATCGTCCCCGGATCGCTCGCCCCCGATCCCGCCGTCGTCGAGGAGCTGAGGCAGGCCGCATCCCGGCCCGACGCGCATCCGGGCTCCATGCACCCCTCGTCGACCGGCACCGTCAAGGCCTGGACGCTGCCCAGCGGTCGTCCCGCGCTGCTGCTCGTCGGAGAAGACTCCCCGATGCTCGACTCCTTCACGGTCGGCCACCTGCAGCAGGCGGTGACCGCGGCAGTCAACAACGTGATCACCAATGCGATGGCGCTGGCCGCCAGAGGCGAGCAGCTCGTCTCATCGGTCTTCGCCGGACGGATGCCGATCGAGCACCTCCTGGCCCAAAGTCGCGAGCTCGGCCTTGCGGGGACCGAGTACGTCGTCATCGCCGTCGCAACTGACCAGCCGAGCGACCCGCTCGTGGTCCTGACCACCGCCGGCATCCTGCATCTCCCGCATCGCAGGCCCGGCCGCCTCACCTGCTGCCTCAACGCCGCCGACCTCGAGCGCGCGCTCGATCTCCCGACTCTGGACTCGTCCCGCGTTGGCGTGTCGACATCCTTCCGCTCCCTCGAGGAACTGGCCGAAGCCAGCCGGCAAGCAGGTTGGGCCCTCGGCGCGACCCTCGAACGTAAGCGGATCGTTCACTACGACGAGGTACGTGGCTCCGTCGTACCGCGCGACAGCCAAGCCGCACGTGAAGTGAGCCGCGGCGTCCTCGGCGACCTGCTCGAGCCGACCGAGCGCAGTCAGCGCCTGCTGGAGACCCTGACTGCCTACCTCACCAACGACCGTAAGTGGACCGAGACCGCCCAGGCGTTGGGGATCCACCGGCAGACACTCGGCCATCGCCTCCGCCAGGTCGAAGTGATCACCGGCCGTAGCCTGAAGTCCACCGCGGACCTGGCCGCCCTGTGGGTGGCTACCTCGGCGGTGGAGTTCCTCGCCGACGCAAGAAACACAGTCTGA
- a CDS encoding DUF3024 domain-containing protein, which yields MGPRARAEHLWDQVNVEADVFERHVDIVEVRPPWDGVGERTRFPIARLRYTRATGLWAIYWRDRNLKFHEYKRKRPTKNVQALLEHIERSGDPIFWG from the coding sequence CTGGGCCCTCGAGCGCGTGCCGAGCACCTGTGGGATCAAGTCAACGTCGAGGCTGACGTCTTCGAGCGCCATGTCGACATCGTCGAGGTGCGGCCGCCCTGGGATGGAGTCGGAGAGCGCACCCGGTTCCCCATCGCACGGCTGCGCTACACAAGGGCGACCGGCCTTTGGGCGATCTACTGGCGCGACCGCAACCTGAAGTTTCACGAGTACAAGCGCAAGCGCCCGACCAAGAACGTCCAAGCGCTCCTCGAGCACATCGAGAGGAGCGGCGACCCGATCTTTTGGGGTTAG
- a CDS encoding type I restriction endonuclease subunit R, whose amino-acid sequence MNLDELGVPGSAPHFEPISVSDESTVVAEFVPDPSKESTYQSEAELEAAFIRLLQEQAYEYLHLTSAAALEANLRVQLEAVNGITFSEAEWQRFFTETIAGPNKGIVEKTALVQEDHVQILRRDDGTTKNVYLIDKRNIHNNRLQVINQYEAAGAHATRYDVTILVNGLPMVHVELKRRGVDIREAFNQINRYARDSFWAGSGLFEYVQLFVISNGTLTKYYSNTVRDSHLADQRQGKRSRRKTSNSFEFTSWWADANNRPIADVVGFTKTFFSKHTVLNILTKYCVFDVDRKLLVMRPYQIVAAERILQRIETSTTYKQFGSLAAGGYIWHTTGSGKTLTSFKAAQLASRLPFVEKVLFVVDRKDLDYQTMREYERFEKGAANSNTSTSVLAKQLEGPNARIIITTIQKLARFVSYNRQHSIYSSHVVVIFDECHRSQFGDMHLAITNVFRRYHLFGFTGTPIFAENAGTSGSPRLRTTEQAFGEKLHTYTIVDAINDRNVLPFRVDYVNTLKPAEKLTDAQVAAIDTERALLAPERINQIVGYIREHFDQKTKRSSAYRLGDRRLAGFNSLFAAASIDAAKRYYAEFARQQSDLASEQRLKVGLIFSFTANGEEADGLLAEEEFETGDLDATSRDFLEGAIRDYNALFGTSFDTSADKFQNYYKDLSERLKSRELDLVIVVNMFLTGFDATTLNTLWLDKNLRSHGLIQAYSRTNRILNSVKTYGNIVSFRDLEDATNDALALFGNRDARGIVLLRPYADYYAEYENAVAELTEVFPLGEQIIGEAAQKQYIALFGVILRLRNILTSFDEFAGHELLTERDYQDYQSIYLNLYAEFRGAKEAEKESINDDVVFEIELIKQVEVNVDYVLMLVEKWRDARGNGADREMDALMKIQRAIDSSVTLRNKRDLIMDFVETMTVTGDVNDDWRRFVAAKRAEELTSIITEENLKPDETHAFVEAAFRDGAIPTMGTAITRILPPISRFSPSGGHTVKKQAVIDRLLAFFDRYFGLA is encoded by the coding sequence GTGAACCTCGACGAGCTCGGCGTTCCCGGCAGCGCACCGCACTTTGAGCCGATCTCGGTCAGTGACGAGAGCACGGTCGTTGCTGAGTTCGTCCCTGACCCGAGCAAGGAATCGACGTATCAGTCGGAGGCTGAGCTCGAAGCCGCGTTCATCCGGCTGCTTCAGGAACAGGCTTACGAGTACCTGCACCTCACCTCGGCCGCCGCGTTGGAGGCCAACCTGCGCGTGCAACTGGAAGCCGTCAACGGCATCACGTTCTCCGAGGCTGAGTGGCAGCGCTTCTTCACCGAAACGATCGCCGGCCCGAACAAGGGGATCGTGGAGAAGACTGCGCTGGTTCAGGAGGACCACGTCCAAATCCTGCGGCGCGACGACGGGACGACGAAGAACGTATATCTGATCGACAAGCGGAACATCCACAACAACCGGCTCCAGGTGATCAACCAGTACGAAGCAGCCGGAGCCCACGCCACGCGTTACGACGTGACGATCCTGGTCAACGGCCTACCGATGGTGCACGTAGAACTGAAGCGCCGGGGCGTCGACATCCGTGAAGCCTTCAACCAGATCAACCGCTACGCCCGCGACAGCTTCTGGGCCGGCTCGGGGCTGTTCGAGTACGTGCAGCTGTTCGTGATCAGCAACGGCACGCTGACGAAGTACTACTCCAACACGGTCCGCGACTCCCATCTCGCCGACCAGAGGCAAGGCAAGCGGTCACGTCGGAAGACGTCGAACAGCTTCGAGTTCACCAGCTGGTGGGCGGATGCCAACAACCGGCCGATCGCCGACGTAGTTGGCTTCACCAAGACGTTCTTTTCCAAGCACACGGTGCTCAATATCCTCACGAAGTACTGCGTCTTCGACGTCGACCGCAAACTCCTGGTGATGCGCCCGTACCAGATCGTCGCCGCTGAGCGGATCCTGCAGCGTATCGAGACGTCGACGACGTACAAACAGTTCGGCTCGTTGGCTGCCGGGGGTTACATCTGGCACACGACCGGGTCAGGCAAGACGCTGACCAGCTTCAAGGCCGCCCAGCTCGCGAGTCGTCTCCCGTTCGTGGAGAAGGTGCTCTTCGTCGTCGACCGCAAGGACCTCGACTACCAGACCATGCGGGAGTACGAACGCTTCGAGAAGGGCGCGGCCAACTCCAACACCTCCACCAGCGTCCTGGCCAAGCAGTTGGAGGGCCCGAACGCGCGGATCATCATCACCACGATCCAGAAGCTCGCCAGGTTCGTCAGCTACAACCGGCAGCACTCGATCTACTCCTCGCACGTCGTGGTGATCTTCGACGAGTGTCACCGCAGCCAGTTCGGCGACATGCACTTGGCGATCACCAACGTCTTCCGCCGCTACCACCTGTTCGGCTTCACCGGCACACCGATCTTCGCCGAGAACGCCGGCACCAGCGGCAGCCCGCGACTGCGCACAACCGAGCAGGCCTTCGGGGAGAAGCTGCACACCTACACGATCGTCGACGCCATCAACGACCGGAACGTGCTGCCCTTCCGGGTCGACTACGTCAACACCCTCAAGCCCGCCGAGAAACTGACGGACGCTCAGGTCGCGGCCATCGACACCGAGCGAGCACTGCTGGCTCCGGAGCGGATCAACCAGATCGTGGGCTACATCCGCGAGCACTTCGACCAGAAGACCAAGCGCAGCTCCGCGTATCGGCTCGGCGATCGCCGGCTCGCAGGGTTCAACTCATTGTTCGCCGCCGCCTCGATCGACGCCGCGAAGCGCTACTACGCCGAATTCGCCCGGCAGCAGTCAGACCTGGCGTCAGAGCAGCGGCTCAAGGTCGGCCTCATCTTCAGCTTCACCGCCAATGGGGAGGAGGCCGACGGCCTGCTGGCCGAGGAGGAGTTCGAGACCGGCGACCTCGACGCGACCTCACGTGACTTTCTGGAAGGCGCGATCCGCGACTACAACGCGCTGTTCGGCACCAGCTTCGACACCTCGGCCGACAAGTTCCAGAACTACTACAAGGACCTCTCCGAGCGGTTGAAGAGCCGCGAGCTGGACCTCGTCATCGTGGTCAACATGTTCCTCACCGGCTTCGACGCCACCACCCTGAACACTTTGTGGCTGGACAAGAACCTGCGCTCCCATGGGCTGATCCAGGCGTACTCGCGCACGAATCGCATCCTGAACTCGGTCAAGACCTACGGCAACATCGTGTCGTTCCGCGACCTGGAGGACGCCACCAATGACGCACTGGCGCTGTTCGGCAACAGGGACGCCCGCGGCATCGTCCTGCTGCGGCCGTACGCCGACTACTACGCGGAGTACGAAAATGCCGTCGCCGAGCTCACCGAAGTCTTCCCGCTCGGGGAGCAGATCATCGGCGAGGCGGCGCAGAAGCAGTACATCGCCCTGTTCGGAGTGATTCTACGACTGCGAAACATCCTCACCTCGTTCGACGAGTTCGCCGGACACGAGCTGCTGACCGAGCGCGACTACCAGGACTATCAGTCGATCTACCTCAACCTGTACGCCGAGTTCCGCGGCGCCAAGGAAGCGGAGAAGGAGTCGATCAACGACGACGTCGTCTTCGAGATCGAGTTGATCAAGCAGGTCGAGGTCAACGTCGACTACGTGCTGATGCTCGTCGAGAAGTGGCGCGACGCCAGGGGCAACGGTGCCGACCGAGAGATGGACGCGCTGATGAAGATCCAGCGTGCGATCGACTCCAGCGTCACTCTGCGCAACAAGCGCGACCTGATCATGGACTTTGTAGAGACAATGACTGTGACCGGCGACGTCAACGACGACTGGCGGCGCTTCGTCGCCGCGAAGCGGGCTGAGGAGCTGACGAGCATCATCACTGAAGAGAACCTCAAGCCCGACGAGACTCACGCCTTCGTTGAGGCGGCCTTCCGGGACGGCGCCATCCCGACCATGGGCACCGCGATCACCCGTATCCTCCCGCCCATCTCGCGGTTCTCTCCGAGCGGCGGCCATACCGTCAAGAAGCAGGCCGTGATCGACCGGCTGCTCGCCTTCTTCGACCGCTACTTCGGGTTGGCCTGA
- a CDS encoding restriction endonuclease subunit S: protein MSRIDRLIAELAPQGVPLMPLGQLGEFIRGRRFTKADYVDSGLGSIHYGEIYTDYGTTASSVHRFVRPELKGSLRLARPGDLVIAATGENVQEVCKAVAWLGDEEVAIHDDCYIFRHQMDPTFVSYFFQTAHFHEQKARLASESKLARVSGANLARIVAPAPPLEVQREIVSVLDKFRALEAELKAELEARREQYRYYRDALVAFDAPDSLSLSLSRRAGSDGRD from the coding sequence GTGAGTCGCATCGATCGCCTCATCGCGGAACTCGCGCCGCAGGGGGTGCCGCTTATGCCGCTGGGTCAGCTTGGTGAGTTCATACGTGGCCGTCGATTCACGAAAGCCGACTACGTCGACTCCGGACTCGGCTCAATTCACTACGGCGAGATTTACACCGACTACGGCACGACCGCGTCATCGGTACATCGGTTCGTTCGTCCCGAGTTGAAGGGAAGCCTCCGCCTGGCTCGCCCAGGTGACTTGGTCATCGCGGCAACGGGCGAGAACGTACAGGAAGTATGCAAGGCGGTCGCTTGGCTGGGCGACGAAGAGGTTGCCATCCACGATGATTGCTACATCTTCCGTCACCAGATGGATCCGACGTTTGTCTCGTACTTCTTTCAGACCGCCCACTTCCACGAGCAAAAGGCACGGCTGGCCTCCGAGTCGAAGCTTGCGCGGGTGTCCGGTGCGAACCTGGCCAGGATCGTTGCTCCCGCTCCGCCACTGGAGGTGCAGCGAGAGATCGTCAGCGTCCTGGACAAGTTCAGAGCTCTTGAAGCCGAGCTCAAGGCCGAGCTTGAAGCACGGCGTGAGCAGTACAGGTACTACCGCGACGCGCTGGTGGCGTTCGACGCGCCTGACTCTCTCTCTCTCTCTCTCTCTCGCAGAGCAGGCTCAGATGGGCGAGACTGA
- a CDS encoding restriction endonuclease subunit S — MTATSAALGDVPVVANAPEPAYFHNVSNRDGETVVVARSGAYAGFVSYWRGPIFLTDAFSVHPHDGVLMPRFVFHLLRARQAQLHAFKAGAGVPHVRVKDVESYEVPVPPLDVQARVVEILDKFDALVNDVSVGLPAEIAARRKQYEYYRHKLLTFPERAA; from the coding sequence ATGACAGCGACGTCTGCAGCTCTCGGCGACGTGCCCGTGGTCGCGAATGCTCCTGAGCCTGCGTACTTCCACAACGTGAGCAACCGCGACGGTGAAACAGTGGTGGTCGCCCGCTCTGGGGCATACGCCGGCTTTGTCAGCTATTGGCGGGGACCGATCTTCTTGACCGACGCGTTCAGTGTCCATCCACACGATGGGGTCTTGATGCCGCGATTCGTCTTCCACCTTCTCCGGGCCAGACAGGCTCAGTTGCACGCGTTCAAGGCAGGAGCCGGTGTGCCCCACGTAAGGGTCAAGGACGTCGAATCGTACGAGGTGCCAGTGCCCCCGCTGGATGTGCAGGCGCGGGTAGTGGAGATTCTCGACAAGTTCGATGCCTTAGTGAATGACGTGTCGGTCGGTCTTCCTGCTGAGATCGCGGCGCGGCGCAAGCAGTACGAGTACTACCGCCACAAGCTCTTGACCTTCCCGGAGCGAGCCGCGTGA